One part of the Desulfonema ishimotonii genome encodes these proteins:
- the asnB gene encoding asparagine synthase (glutamine-hydrolyzing) produces the protein MGAICGLIAEKAKEDIVRPVTEMTAAMSFRGADFTGNYAEDGIGLGAAVHQTVGDIAQPVFNETKDIIAVCDGEIYNHAALRSQLLSKGHQLPGGSDSELIPHLYEESGDDFPARLNGIFAIGLYDAKRKRFLLVRDHLGSRSVFYQANASVFLFASTIKAMSGTGMANRDISGHALDLYFAGTCVPHPHTLFANIKGVRPGHAVIWENGKVREHEYWSLSHIEEDYRTDKTQFQEQIRDLLLDAIKIRKTGDAPFASVLSGGVDSSLISAVLAKEMAEPLHTFSIGYTNQAFDDSDLQKIMINRYNFVKNTATLREEDVVDLLSNVVRHSDYPLNNASAMATYLCMQKVRQAGFGKVFEGEAADELFCGGGGVVGEHLVELLARLPSGLRRMTFGRLSDGSLNIDRTGKIAAIRRLCHRVCMPPIDRMLTWLPSLDRKSRKMLLANGWGLHVGMEDELEPGRFYMERASFREELNLYQYGACKTYLPNDLLFKNERMAAAHGLVNRTPFIDYRLAELAFKIPGKYKLTGYTVRTAEKKLIYRQAIQGLIPDAVLWHKKIRGFSQPTNIWMRNGLRDFVMDTLLGRRSRERGIFSPFFVQQIADDHMNGREDRDRLLWGILTLELWMREFAD, from the coding sequence ATGGGAGCGATTTGCGGACTGATCGCAGAGAAAGCAAAAGAGGATATTGTTCGGCCTGTTACGGAGATGACGGCGGCCATGTCTTTCAGAGGGGCTGATTTTACCGGAAATTATGCAGAGGACGGGATCGGTCTGGGGGCCGCTGTTCATCAGACAGTGGGGGATATTGCCCAGCCGGTTTTTAATGAGACGAAAGATATTATCGCGGTTTGTGACGGCGAGATCTACAATCACGCGGCCCTTCGCTCTCAGCTACTCTCCAAAGGACATCAGTTGCCAGGCGGTTCGGACAGCGAACTGATTCCACACCTTTATGAAGAATCCGGTGATGACTTCCCCGCCAGGCTCAACGGCATCTTTGCCATCGGGCTGTACGATGCGAAGCGTAAACGGTTTCTGCTGGTTCGGGACCATCTCGGTTCCCGGTCTGTGTTTTATCAGGCGAACGCCTCGGTATTCCTGTTTGCGTCAACGATCAAAGCGATGAGCGGAACGGGCATGGCAAACCGGGACATATCAGGCCATGCACTGGACCTCTATTTTGCCGGAACCTGCGTCCCTCACCCGCATACCCTGTTTGCAAACATAAAAGGCGTTCGTCCCGGCCATGCGGTCATATGGGAAAACGGGAAAGTCCGCGAGCATGAGTACTGGAGCCTCAGCCATATCGAAGAAGATTACAGAACGGATAAAACGCAATTTCAGGAGCAGATCAGAGACCTTCTCCTGGACGCGATAAAGATCAGAAAAACAGGAGATGCCCCTTTTGCATCCGTCCTGAGCGGCGGCGTTGACAGCAGTCTGATCTCCGCTGTCCTGGCCAAAGAGATGGCTGAGCCGCTGCACACCTTTTCAATCGGATACACGAATCAGGCCTTTGACGACTCCGATTTACAGAAAATTATGATAAATCGTTACAATTTTGTTAAAAATACCGCAACCCTGCGTGAGGAGGACGTCGTCGATCTCCTGTCAAACGTCGTCAGACACAGCGATTATCCACTGAACAACGCATCGGCAATGGCCACGTATCTCTGTATGCAAAAGGTCCGGCAGGCGGGGTTCGGTAAGGTTTTTGAGGGGGAGGCTGCCGATGAGCTGTTCTGCGGCGGCGGCGGCGTCGTGGGGGAGCATCTGGTCGAACTGCTTGCCCGGCTGCCTTCGGGGCTGCGCCGGATGACGTTCGGCAGGCTGTCGGACGGGTCACTGAACATTGACAGAACTGGAAAGATTGCGGCAATCCGGCGGCTGTGTCACCGGGTCTGCATGCCCCCCATCGACAGGATGCTGACGTGGCTGCCCTCTCTGGACCGGAAGTCGAGGAAAATGCTTCTGGCGAACGGATGGGGCTTGCATGTGGGCATGGAAGATGAACTGGAGCCGGGCCGTTTCTATATGGAACGGGCGAGTTTCAGAGAAGAGCTGAATCTCTATCAGTACGGCGCGTGCAAGACCTATCTGCCCAATGACCTGCTGTTTAAAAATGAGCGCATGGCCGCAGCCCACGGACTGGTCAACCGGACCCCGTTTATTGACTATCGTCTGGCGGAACTGGCCTTTAAGATTCCGGGCAAATACAAGCTGACCGGCTATACGGTGCGGACGGCGGAAAAAAAACTGATCTACCGCCAGGCGATTCAGGGTCTGATCCCCGACGCGGTGCTGTGGCATAAAAAGATTCGCGGATTCAGCCAGCCCACCAATATCTGGATGCGCAACGGGTTAAGGGATTTTGTAATGGATACACTCCTGGGCAGACGTTCAAGGGAACGTGGGATCTTCAGCCCTTTTTTCGTTCAGCAGATCGCAGATGACCATATGAACGGCAGGGAAGACCGGGACAGATTGCTTTGGGGAATTCTGACCCTGGAATTATGGATGCGGGAATTTGCGGACTGA
- a CDS encoding tetratricopeptide repeat protein, which yields MAKRFLIMLSLVLVTCGCASDEDKISAHVEKGKGYFEAGEYKNAEIEFKNVIQINAKHLEANRYLAEIHLKLGNAQDAFRQYMKVESLEPENTDAKRKLATFYFLGKRYDEAGKRVEAVLQKNPDDIEMLYLRSGILEQDSQADEAEKVFRKIISLDSRQTRAYLSLARILAGKKDAGGAEENLKQAIAVNPDEIKPQLALFGFYVSQKKFEQAEAHIRGLLEANPSDVDLHILLGNFYFSRRQEKQAEAAYLRAIETASGEIRPYMVIAGFYDTIGNKEKTLAMYEKALEIQPEEIRIMEALARFHFRNKNIDTAEDFIGKMLAKNDKYFPARMLKGEMLVLKRQFDDAILIFDQLIQEDPNMGRAHYFRGVSYFGKGDIKIAKESLLKAVDLTPGYTKAKLLLAEIYLRERDFRQAQEESEAVLRTIPTSYQANLIVGNSHMYQQQTEQAEAAFQTLIRLEPENPVGYYRLGLLYRVQKNHDAALKNFEKALAINPKLMDVFSNLVLLYVAKKEYKTALKKCDDQMRHVAQSPASQAIIYDIRGGIYLAQRKKKEAEEAFMKALEKNPDAMRPYYALARIYLSNKEEDKAIAQYEAVLEKNPSQAGPHMLLGTIYDMKKAYDKSEQHYRKALEIRPDFAPAANNLAYLLADQGGNLNEALRYAQKAKELLPSDPGISDTLGWVYYKKGSYAFAITYLSESLKKVSDNATIHYHLGMAYYGNNEKELAREQLEKALSLDKSFDGAEKAQEILSGL from the coding sequence ATGGCAAAGAGATTTCTGATTATGCTGTCGCTTGTTCTGGTAACGTGCGGCTGTGCATCTGATGAAGACAAGATAAGCGCTCATGTTGAAAAGGGAAAAGGCTATTTTGAGGCCGGTGAGTATAAAAACGCCGAGATCGAGTTTAAAAACGTCATCCAGATCAATGCAAAACACCTTGAGGCCAACAGGTATCTGGCAGAGATCCACCTGAAGCTTGGCAATGCCCAGGATGCGTTCAGGCAGTACATGAAGGTGGAAAGCCTTGAACCGGAAAATACCGATGCCAAACGCAAACTGGCCACATTCTATTTTCTGGGCAAACGCTACGATGAGGCCGGAAAGCGTGTGGAGGCGGTATTGCAGAAGAACCCGGACGATATCGAAATGCTCTACCTGCGTTCCGGCATTCTTGAGCAGGACAGTCAGGCCGACGAGGCAGAAAAGGTGTTTCGCAAAATCATAAGCCTTGATAGCAGACAGACCCGTGCCTATCTCTCCCTTGCCCGTATTCTGGCAGGCAAAAAGGACGCCGGGGGCGCGGAGGAAAACCTGAAGCAGGCCATTGCGGTCAATCCCGATGAAATCAAACCCCAGCTGGCGCTTTTCGGATTTTATGTCTCCCAGAAGAAGTTTGAGCAGGCGGAGGCCCATATCAGAGGGCTGCTGGAAGCAAATCCGTCAGATGTGGATCTGCACATCCTTCTGGGGAACTTTTACTTCAGCCGCCGGCAGGAAAAACAGGCCGAAGCCGCCTACCTCAGAGCCATTGAGACCGCATCCGGTGAGATCAGACCGTACATGGTGATCGCGGGATTTTACGATACCATCGGTAATAAGGAAAAGACACTTGCCATGTACGAAAAAGCCCTGGAAATCCAGCCGGAAGAGATCAGAATCATGGAGGCCCTGGCCCGGTTCCATTTCAGGAACAAGAATATTGACACCGCCGAAGACTTTATCGGCAAAATGCTGGCCAAAAACGATAAATACTTTCCGGCCCGGATGCTGAAGGGGGAAATGCTGGTTCTGAAGCGCCAGTTCGATGATGCCATTCTGATCTTTGATCAGCTGATTCAGGAAGACCCGAACATGGGGCGGGCACATTATTTCAGAGGGGTATCCTATTTCGGCAAGGGCGATATTAAAATCGCAAAGGAGAGCCTGCTCAAAGCCGTTGACCTGACCCCCGGATACACCAAGGCAAAGCTGCTGCTGGCGGAAATTTATCTCCGCGAGCGTGATTTCAGACAGGCCCAGGAGGAGAGTGAGGCGGTACTCAGAACCATACCGACAAGCTATCAGGCCAACCTGATCGTGGGAAACAGCCATATGTATCAGCAGCAGACGGAGCAGGCCGAAGCCGCATTTCAGACCCTGATCCGTCTGGAACCGGAGAACCCGGTCGGCTATTACCGTCTGGGACTGCTCTACCGGGTTCAGAAAAACCATGACGCCGCCCTGAAAAATTTTGAAAAGGCCCTGGCGATCAACCCGAAGCTGATGGATGTTTTCTCCAATCTCGTCCTGTTGTATGTCGCCAAAAAGGAATATAAGACCGCGTTGAAAAAATGTGATGATCAGATGCGGCATGTGGCGCAGTCACCGGCTTCCCAGGCCATCATATATGACATCAGAGGCGGCATCTATCTGGCACAGCGAAAGAAAAAGGAAGCGGAAGAGGCGTTTATGAAGGCGCTGGAGAAAAACCCGGACGCCATGCGCCCCTATTACGCCCTGGCCCGGATCTACCTGTCGAACAAAGAGGAGGACAAGGCCATTGCCCAGTATGAGGCCGTCCTTGAGAAGAATCCGAGTCAGGCCGGTCCCCACATGCTTCTGGGAACGATTTACGACATGAAGAAGGCGTATGACAAATCAGAACAGCACTACCGGAAGGCCCTGGAGATCCGTCCTGATTTTGCCCCTGCCGCCAATAATCTCGCCTATCTGCTGGCGGATCAGGGCGGGAATCTGAACGAGGCGCTGCGGTACGCCCAGAAGGCCAAAGAGCTGCTGCCCAGTGACCCCGGTATTTCGGATACCCTCGGGTGGGTGTATTACAAGAAGGGGAGTTACGCCTTTGCGATCACGTATCTTTCAGAGAGCCTGAAAAAGGTTTCCGATAATGCGACGATCCATTATCATCTGGGCATGGCCTATTACGGCAATAACGAAAAGGAACTGGCCAGGGAGCAACTGGAAAAAGCCCTGAGCCTGGATAAGAGTTTTGACGGGGCTGAAAAGGCTCAGGAAATACTCTCCGGGCTGTAA
- a CDS encoding glycoside hydrolase domain-containing protein: protein MMTDFRKPPGMVPPVSARYALRLPSLFSVKTDRFAKRGLAWISLFLWGFLIAGVAAAGTAPERPWPPEGRRIRCPVIRDTGVSSAGSERAGNNGGARRLKLKGPKEFILLDIDPSVLKGKIVTGALLHMRSASPRKAPLARVGVSTLASRWAEGRSGGYTSQTGSSCFLQAEYKRRNWSSPGSTLTDVVFGPGNTLWRFADCTPPDRAGWQACAVDADVVAARLAGLSEGFCLSDEVGSTWAMKNGHFQYNLLPNRFCHSRESFNSQPWLEVWVSGTDALPPVPVTDIRVTTEKMRPGEALISWNTPPDSGGGRTLGFDVTWRRHGKEEPFPRYMIPMARPGEAVRMYIRDMPFQAGEKIVLRIRPADSSGNRGKAFSAPVCLAGAKPALHIPPADITPFPPSADLPRVGGINVCAVDLTDKQNPRNGQMIPERGPGYRGGNHLFSAKERRIRLQAARNEAVCFQLSLEGIAENIGVRCGFAAHPGLKVVMYQAAYVAVKNNRGKTLAILSDPLVPLNGPFSIPSRAGAVRADGQKWHTLICEVYVPHDMRPGRKGGQLTVSVGDARLTLDLDLTVWNFTLPDQLSFVPEMNAYGAGSPFKGYEYYRLAHEHRTCLNRLPYAWSGQPVDAPVWKDGEFDWRAWDKKMGPLLDGTAFGDLRRKGEPVDLFYLPLNENWPVSIYAHYRPSYWADEALSPEYAGALKQAFSAFASHCSEKGWHDTGFQFYLNNKVYYRKKSRRSSAPWIFDEPVSTQDFWALRWYGLLWRAAVDPVAGRAMMWFRTDIASPAFARNSLWGITDIEYVGGDTRRTRSAGRERQMAWDRYRFSEYGTANRISESNMQPILWCLSAWANGATGVVPWQTIGGENAWTTAEQTALLYPGPDGPCPSLRLKVFRRGQQDTEYLTLLCDAIGRQRDDVAAWLRQATDLNGRVRKTSPGDAGTVVFPERDPGALWRLRYRVGKLLSEKALPYRRSLTRRNPPEKTRYIHDTGYVRCAPDVNSLKPPCDFFGPLP from the coding sequence ATGATGACGGATTTCAGAAAGCCGCCGGGCATGGTGCCACCGGTTTCCGCACGATACGCTTTGCGTCTTCCTTCCCTTTTCAGTGTCAAAACCGACCGGTTTGCGAAGCGGGGTCTTGCATGGATCTCGCTTTTTTTATGGGGATTTCTGATCGCCGGGGTTGCCGCTGCCGGAACCGCCCCGGAGAGACCCTGGCCCCCCGAAGGCAGGCGTATTCGCTGCCCGGTCATACGGGATACCGGGGTATCATCGGCAGGATCGGAGCGGGCCGGGAACAACGGCGGCGCAAGACGGCTCAAACTCAAGGGGCCTAAGGAGTTTATTCTTCTGGACATTGATCCGTCCGTCCTGAAGGGTAAAATCGTCACCGGGGCGCTGCTTCATATGCGCTCGGCCTCCCCCCGGAAAGCGCCCCTGGCACGGGTCGGCGTTTCCACGCTGGCAAGCCGCTGGGCTGAGGGGCGATCCGGCGGCTACACCTCCCAGACCGGCAGTTCGTGTTTTCTCCAGGCCGAATATAAAAGACGGAACTGGTCCTCTCCGGGAAGCACCCTGACGGATGTGGTCTTCGGCCCGGGAAACACACTCTGGCGGTTTGCCGATTGCACCCCGCCGGACCGGGCTGGCTGGCAGGCCTGTGCTGTGGATGCGGATGTCGTGGCCGCGCGTCTGGCCGGTCTGAGCGAGGGGTTTTGCCTCAGCGACGAAGTGGGCAGCACCTGGGCCATGAAAAACGGCCACTTTCAATACAACCTCCTGCCCAACCGCTTCTGCCACAGCCGGGAGAGCTTTAACAGCCAGCCCTGGCTTGAGGTCTGGGTCAGCGGCACGGACGCTCTCCCGCCTGTCCCGGTTACGGACATACGGGTGACGACCGAAAAAATGAGGCCCGGCGAAGCGCTGATTTCATGGAATACGCCCCCGGATTCGGGCGGCGGCAGAACGCTGGGATTTGATGTGACCTGGCGCCGCCACGGAAAAGAGGAGCCGTTCCCCCGGTATATGATTCCCATGGCCCGCCCCGGCGAAGCGGTGCGGATGTATATCCGGGACATGCCCTTTCAGGCCGGTGAGAAGATCGTGTTACGCATCCGGCCGGCAGACAGCAGCGGTAACCGGGGAAAGGCGTTTTCCGCACCGGTCTGCCTGGCCGGAGCAAAACCGGCGCTTCACATTCCCCCGGCGGACATAACGCCGTTCCCCCCTTCGGCAGATCTCCCCCGCGTCGGTGGCATCAACGTGTGTGCGGTCGATCTGACAGACAAACAGAACCCCCGGAACGGTCAGATGATCCCGGAGCGGGGCCCGGGATACCGGGGCGGAAACCACCTGTTTTCGGCAAAGGAGCGGCGGATTCGGCTTCAGGCCGCCCGGAATGAGGCGGTCTGCTTTCAGCTCAGTCTGGAGGGCATCGCTGAGAATATCGGTGTCCGCTGCGGGTTTGCAGCGCATCCCGGACTGAAGGTGGTGATGTATCAGGCGGCATATGTGGCCGTGAAAAACAACAGAGGGAAAACCCTTGCCATCTTGTCGGACCCCCTGGTTCCCCTGAACGGACCGTTTTCAATTCCCTCCCGGGCCGGCGCCGTCCGGGCAGATGGCCAGAAATGGCACACGCTGATCTGCGAGGTGTACGTGCCCCATGACATGCGGCCGGGGCGGAAAGGCGGCCAGCTGACCGTCTCCGTGGGGGATGCGCGCCTGACACTCGATCTGGATCTGACGGTCTGGAATTTTACCCTGCCGGACCAGCTCTCCTTTGTCCCGGAGATGAACGCTTACGGCGCGGGATCGCCCTTCAAAGGGTATGAATATTATCGCCTGGCCCATGAACACCGGACCTGTCTCAACCGGCTCCCCTACGCCTGGAGCGGTCAGCCGGTCGATGCCCCGGTCTGGAAGGACGGGGAATTTGACTGGCGGGCATGGGATAAGAAGATGGGGCCGCTTCTGGACGGGACGGCCTTCGGCGATCTCCGTCGAAAGGGGGAGCCGGTCGATCTGTTTTACCTGCCGCTCAATGAAAACTGGCCGGTCAGCATTTACGCCCATTACCGCCCCTCATACTGGGCCGATGAGGCGTTGTCGCCGGAATATGCCGGAGCGCTGAAACAGGCTTTCTCCGCATTTGCCAGCCATTGCAGTGAAAAGGGGTGGCATGATACGGGGTTTCAGTTTTACCTCAACAACAAGGTTTATTACCGCAAAAAGAGTCGCCGGAGTTCCGCACCGTGGATATTTGATGAGCCGGTCAGCACCCAGGATTTCTGGGCGCTCCGATGGTACGGCCTTTTGTGGCGCGCGGCGGTCGATCCGGTGGCGGGGCGGGCCATGATGTGGTTCCGGACGGATATCGCCTCCCCGGCCTTTGCCCGGAACAGCCTGTGGGGCATCACGGATATCGAGTATGTGGGGGGCGACACCCGCCGAACCCGGTCCGCAGGCCGGGAGCGGCAGATGGCTTGGGACCGGTACCGCTTTTCGGAATACGGAACCGCAAACCGCATCAGCGAGTCAAATATGCAGCCGATCCTCTGGTGTCTCAGCGCCTGGGCAAACGGGGCAACGGGGGTTGTTCCCTGGCAGACCATCGGCGGCGAAAATGCCTGGACCACGGCGGAGCAGACCGCCCTGTTGTACCCCGGTCCCGACGGCCCCTGTCCCTCCCTTCGTCTCAAGGTATTCAGGCGGGGGCAGCAGGATACGGAATACCTGACCCTCCTGTGTGATGCCATCGGCAGGCAGCGGGATGACGTGGCCGCCTGGCTGAGACAGGCGACAGACCTGAACGGGCGCGTACGGAAAACGTCGCCGGGCGATGCGGGAACCGTGGTGTTTCCGGAGAGAGATCCGGGCGCACTGTGGCGGCTGCGATACCGTGTGGGGAAACTGCTGTCGGAAAAGGCGTTGCCTTACCGGCGGTCTCTGACACGGCGGAACCCACCGGAAAAAACCAGATATATCCATGATACGGGATATGTTCGGTGCGCCCCGGACGTTAACAGTCTTAAACCGCCCTGTGATTTTTTTGGCCCTCTGCCCTGA